In Eleginops maclovinus isolate JMC-PN-2008 ecotype Puerto Natales chromosome 19, JC_Emac_rtc_rv5, whole genome shotgun sequence, the sequence accaaaagtactcatAATGCAtgttggtccatttcagaataatatacaaAGTAGAAAACATTTagtacaagtccctcaaatgtacttaagtaaaaactTGAGTAAATCTTGGTTACTTTACATCACTGGTTAAATGGACATTATGTTGTGGGTCCCCTCAGGTCGGTGTGTCAGTGGAGGCTCTGGATCAGCTGGCCCAGCAGATGCCAGTGTCCAGTGCTGCTGTGTCCACCACGGACTCCTTCCTGCAGTTCACCCAGAAAATGCTGGACAGTCTCTACAACTTCGCCTCGTCCTTCGCCGTGTCGCAGGCGCAGATGACCCCAAACCCCTCGGAGACCTTCATCCCTTCCAGCTGCGTCCTCAAGTGGTATGAGAACTTCCAGAGGAGGATGAGCCAAAACCCTAACTTCTGGAAGAACTGACTCTAAGTCTAAAGACAGTTTCCACAGTGCCTACAGCCACATAGCTTTCATCCAAACCACTCACAGCTTTACTTGTTAGCTTACAACATGTGCACATCGGGTTTTGGTCTATCATCATTACCCGTTTTTATTATTGAAGTAAGAACAAGGCTTCTAAATATGAGATTCAGGATCTTTCCTGGCCCTGGAAACATCAGCTCCACATCAAATAAACTACCATctacttgttttttctcttggAATAAAAGAGATTTTTCAACGCAATTCTAAGTGtagatttcattttttcagaGCATATTTCTTCCACAACATGTGTACTAACAGTTTTAATACGATACAAACACAGCATGCtttgacacacaaacaaccacaagAATGCTCCTCGTTATTTGCATTCAAAACTGCAATGGATGCAAAGTTTAATGGTcttttatgagaaaaatacaaaacaccacAAGACCGGGAACTGCATTGTTCAAAGACATTATAACTCACCTGATTaactattaaaataaaaacagattgtgATACCTGTTCGTAAAATGTTCCTAAACCTTGATTTGAGTAAGTATGTAATTCTGTGTTCTGCAGTGCAGCGACCGGCCTCCAGGGGGCGCTGCCGTTCACTTAAAGCAGTCATTTATCTTTCTCAACCTGCGAGATAAAAACGATTATAGAATAAAAATACGAAGCTCGACTGTCCTACTTTCCCAGTATTTACCCACCTTATTTCAACCGAGACCaccatttttttctaaaatgataaataattacttttatcTTTTCTTGCACTTCAGTATTATTAGGATCCCAAACCAACCGTGTACTATATAAACAAGTACATCTCTCTGATGGtgtgacacaaaaacaatacatattaaatatgaaaacacaagtaAAATATCATTAACATAAAGGATAAGTACATATATATAGTCTatgtggaagaagaagaaacatcaatacaaaacaaccataataaatagtttaaaaaccTAATATTCAAATGAGTagttaatcaaatgtaaaaataataagaatcaTCATATTgataacaattataaataataactttGAAATGAAGATAGTGAGATTTAGTGAGCTGTGATTTATCTCTGAGGAAGAATTTGTGTTGCAGACAGAATGTCAACTTATTTGTCAGTGTCAGAAAAAACAGAGTCACGACCAAAGAATCTTAAATGCATGTTGCCTAAGGCTCGTGAAAACAACAGGCAAAGCTTCCTCTGTGACTTTTCACCTGATTGTTAAAGTCCAAATGAAGagtcaaatgcaaaatgttgaaatgctCTTCCAGATTCTGCAATACCTACTTTTCATGTTTGGGATATCCTTAAATAGTTAAGGATAACATTTTGTTTGGGGTGAAAAGAATTACATTACAAagcatttagctgacactttatccaaagagacttaaagattCAAACTCAGGAGAAGGAGGACAGTGGGTAATTTGGGGGTAGTTAAAGGTAAAGTGGGACATCTTTAAATAAACGTCCTTTACtaaaaatcaaatgaatgttCTGTCTACCTTCTCCCCTCCcataaagatttattttatgcCCACATTCATGAGACAATTGTATGGGTTTTGATTTGTCTCAATATCATTGTGTGAAAGGATTACCAATCCCTGTGCAAATCTGTAATTTGTAAAACCTTCCACAAATGCAAATAGGTTTCTATAGTgcacttcaaaacatttttcaatgatcaaggttcaaggttttaaatatttcttgTAGAATTTATCAAATTGTCCTTGATTCAGCTTTTgaaacgttttattttgaaggtttaaacaggaagtgctttCCCTGTAGGGGGTTTCCTTTAGTTCTTTGTCACAGATAATAATATAGGATTTTAATCTAATTTCATGTTTACTTTATCATCCTTTTCTTCAATTAGACAAGttaaaaaagttttattttgaaggtttaGACCGGAAGTGCTATGTCTATCGGGTTCATTGTAAAGTGGGTGAAAACTCTAAACTTTGCGGCAGTTTCTGTTGGTTCAGCTTAACGATGAGAACCGTCTGCAGAACCGGTCGGACAGGACCGAGCAGTGAAGCCTCAGGCAGGAGGAAACCGGTCGGACAGGTGAGATCCCTCCGCCAGGCGAAGGCCTACAAAAGGCAGCGCTCCAGAGACAGGCAGTGATTTCTCACGTGGATCCTACAGCAGTATCTCACCATGtttcacctgctgctgctggccggCGTGGTTCTGGGGGGGTACATCTTCCTCACGCAGACTCTCTTCAAAAGGTCCAAATGTAAAGGAAAGGCAGCGATGGCTGGCAAGACCGTCATCATCACAGGTGAGCCCTGCGTCTGCGGAGGGGCGGGGTTAGGACAGGTGGAACATACAAGAAGAGAGTAAAAACTGTTAGAAAGTTAAGATTGATCATGTAATGATTAAAGTCAGACACTATTGTCAAATAATGACACAGGAAACCTGTAACATGTTTACAGAACATAGAAACTGCgaataaactacattttgaaaaaagaaaagatgcattttgttttcattcagctGATTTCTAAATGGAATTGGAATTTTGAAATTGTTCAACTTATTTCtaaattgaatgaaaataagtccctttttcaaatgtttaaaacatgaaaactgtTGATCAaagtttctgacattttataaactaATTGGAGAAAATAGTTTCCTCCATAAAACGAACAACCATTGGTTTAATTCCCCAGAAATTACAATAAATGATAATTTTCTATTAATTATTTGCCTTTTCTAAGCCAGTTTGATCTGCTTTATTCCTGGCTTTCTGTCCCACATCCATTAAAAAGGGGTTTGGTGTGAACTCAAGACATTAGACTTGTTCTTCCTGTCAGCCAAGTCAACATTAggcaatgaaaacaaagaaagctcCGGCTGAACGGAGCGTCATTAGTTCTGCGTAATTAAAATGTTGGACACGTTGAAATGGTGATCCAGTTACAACACCAAATGAAAAGTCAGAGGATTACAGAGTTATTAATAATCAATCCTTAGAGGAAGAGCATTTCATCACAAGCAGACAGAGAAGTCTGCCCTCTGGTGACGCTAGAGGAAAAGTTAGAGGATCACCAGCATCAGTGGGATTCATCCTCCGGGGACAGAGACATTGATTTACTGGTAGCCAGACCTGCACAATTAACTGTAATGTTATCGCCTCATGGATCAGTAAGCACAATAATTAGTAAAGGTATGGGACAATATCTGAATATGAAGTACTGTAGAGAGGTTCCAGCTCACAAAGATTATCAGACAGACAAAACCCTGAGCACTTCAACATCTACTCACAGGTTTACACTTCATCATTATTTATAGTTGTTTCTGACATCTTGTGTTGTTCCTTCTGAAGGCGGGAACACCGGCATCGGTAAAGCCACGGCTCTGCACCTGGCCAGGAAGGGGGCCAAAGTGATCCTCGCCTGCCGAAACCGGGACAAGGCCCAGGGCGCCATCGCAGAAATACAACAGGTGGGAACAAAAAACCTAACAAAGACTCCTGAGTCCTGACATCACGTAgtacagcacctcttttcaccctctgtctgaaaccagagcccagtctgctctgattagttagctggccggctctgttgtggttggtcaaacactgacagatgtcccaccccttggCCTTTCACATtcaatgtgctggagcgctaaccaatagaagcacaagtgttactttgggattttagcctttgcagaccatttacatgcactaaaacccataTAACAGATTTAAAGTAAGTgcaaaccccaaaagcataacagggctcCTAAGATATTGTACGTTATGTATGTGATTTCCCGCTCTTTTCCTTTTGACCTGACACTGATCTTGttgcaggagacaggaagtactgACGTGTACTACATGCAGTTGGACCTGGCCAGCATGAAGTCCGTCCGAAGCTTCACAGAAACGTTCCTGAAGACCGAGTCCAGACTAGATCTGCTCATTAACAATgctggtaaacacacacacacacacacacacacacacacacacacacacacacacacacacacacacacacacacacacacacacacacacacacacacacacacacacacacacacactctatgtATGGAAAGAAAAGATGACCTATAATGGGAACCTGTAGATGAGGACACACAGGAGCTGCGGTACACAGTGTACCAGGAGACATGATGTGTCTGTCAGCTGCAGAAGCTCAGGTGAACCTGTGTGTAGCACCCAGGACTGGCAGTGAGACAACGGGTACAAAAGCAGCCGAGTGCGACACCTGATGTGGAATCCAGCCGTCTGTCATCACCGTTTTCACTTCACAAAATACTGAGACGCCGGTCTACTGGTGCTTTCATTGAACTGACACCAGAGTATTTAGGACAAAAGGAGAGACGCAGGAGCAGGTGGTTTAGCAtctcatcaatcaatcaaaccaAATCCATTTATATTATTCTCATTATGTTGGACTAGTGTGCTTCAAACAGGACATATTggattcacatttttaaaacggtattttgttattttaaatgtatttaatatttcatctAATCTAGAACTTCAGTTTAaaacttttatatattttgtagtcCAACTACTACATACAGTTATCCACAGACTCTGATCCCAGATATAAAACCTGAACCGAGCTTTAAATGTGGATCTGTCCTGCAGGTCTGGTGGGGGACGGGCGGACCGAAGACGGGTTTGGGATCCAGTTCGGTGTGAACCACCTGGGACACTTCCTGTTGTCTCACCTGCTGCTGGGACGCCTGAAGGAGGCTGGGGGGGGCCGGGTGGTCACTCTGTCCTCCATGGCTCACCGCTGGGGAAACATCAACCTAGAGGTAAAACACTCAtctcgcacgcacgcacacacacacacacacacacacacacacacttcatactGAAGAATTTGATGAGTATTGTAAAGCCATATTAAAGTATAAATAAGAGGAATTTTATTTGCGGTGATTAGAGATAAATACAATCTCCTTCTTTGgtattttttacttcatttttctcatatttgttTCTGAAGTCCTCCCTTTTTTGATTCCTTTCTTACCCCACGAAATACTCACATCAAGTCTCATAACTTTACTTGAATGTCTTTGTGAACAGAACAATGTGTCGCTGAGCATCAGAACCGGTTGTTGAGTGTCAGGTGGTTCAGGTGTGACATTATTCTGTCTCATAAACACATTCCAGCTCACTCTCTGCAGAGATCattcctcctctgcagctccagccTCCGGATGATGTCAAGcatcaaacccccccccccacacacacaactctccTCACTCAGGTGATCCTGTGTTCATgaacttgttgttgttgttgttgttgttgttgtgttcagGCTCTTGCGGTGGACAAACACCTGGGCACCGGCAAATACAGCTGGCAGTTCTTCTACGCGTACTGCAACAGTAAGCTGTGCAACGTGCTCTTCACCCACGAGCTCGCCAAGAGGCTGAAGGGAACCAACGTCACCTGCTACAGCGTCCACCCAGGTGACCAAAACAACTTcagaaaacatgtctgaaggAAATGTTTCGAAGCACTAGAAGTGAAGAAACGTCATCACCCTGAACAttagctcctttagcttagcggtggtgacgtgaagtcatgtgaccgtgctgtagttcctttatagcccaacattagcctcctttaacttagcggtggtgacgtgaagtcatgtgaccgtgctgtagttcctttatagcccaacattagccgcctttagcttagcggtggtgacgtgaagtcatgtgaccgtgctgtagttctttatagcccaacattagccgcctttagcttagcggtggtgacgtgaagtcatgtgaccgtgctgtagttcctttatagcccaacattagccgcctttagcttagcggtggtgacgtgaagtcatgtgaccgtgctgtggttcctttatagcccaacattagcctcctttagcttagcggtggtgacctgaagtcatgtgaccgtgctgtagttcctttatagcccaacattagccgcctttagcttagcggtggtgacgtgaagtcatgtgaccgtgctgtagtttctttattagcccaacattagccacctttagcttagcggtggtgacgtgaagtcatgtgaccgtgctgtagttcctttatagcccaacattagccacctttagcttagcggtggtgacgtgaagtcatgtgaccgtgctgtagtttctttatagcccaacattagcctcctttagcttagcggtggagacgtgaagtcatgtgatcgtgctgtagttcctttatagcccaacattagccacctttagcttagcggtggtgacgtgaagtcatgtgaccgtgctgtagttcctctatagctTAACTTTAGCTTTTGCTCATGCATCTTAAATCTTGAATTTAGACCCGCTtataaaaacaaggaaaaatgCAGAACTTAAATTAACGACTTTGATGGGACATGGAACAGGCAGTAACTGTTTGGTTTGTTGATGATGACTTTAACAGAAGTCTATGTTCTTTAATTGCAAACAaatttcacatgtttttgtttattaaagatAGAAAATTATCTAGGCTAGCTGACTCATATTCAACTGAAAGGAATTCAAGATGTCAACCTTTGCACTAGACCATTGTGTAGGGagttaacatttaaatacaaatgtctcTTCTATGTTTCTAAAATAGCTACCCACCACACCTGTGTGGAGTTGTAGTCTTGATTTCATGCTTGCATTGACCCAGGTgtgtctgtcctcctgcaggtgtGGTTCGCACTGAGCTGTCCCGTCACGTCAGTCTGTGGCAGAAGGTTTTCATCGAGCCCATCGCCCGGCTGCTGTTCCTGGACCCGGAGGCCGGAGCTCAGACCACGCTGCACTGCTGCCTGCAGGAGGGGATCGAACCTCTGAGCGGGCGTTACTTTGCCTGCTGCGCCGTGCAGGAAGGGTGCGCCAAGGCCCGGGACGACGCCATGGCCCGGAAACTGTGGGAGGTCAGCGAGAGGCTCTGCGGACTCTCTTAAAACAAGCATCATCTGCCGAAAATGGATTGTTAAGTCCAGGAGGGATCCGTGTTCCCTCTGTTAACAAACTGTTCACTCTGTCTGATTATCCCACCCTGATTCTACTTCCCCAGCTCAGTTATTAGTTCTGTGTGTACATGCGTCTCTTTCCCAGAGTTTGTCTGGGCGTTGATGTTTACCGTGGTTCTACCTTTAATGATTCATCCCCGTCTCTCTCTACCACGCATCCCGTCGGCTGGTTTATTCCTCGTGGATTTGCTGCCTGTTTCCTTCGTGCCGTGTCTACTTTAGTTGTGCTGTTTATCTTTGGTTTAGTTTTACCTTGCCTGCTCTCTTAGTTTCTTGTTtacctgtgttgtgttttagcTTTATGCTTAATAAAGCTCtccttttgttatttaaaaaaataaaactgttattCAAGTGTTGTCTGTAGAAGTGGAGTAAAGTGGCCTGTAGCCGTTATGAGATAAATTtgttaaaagtgaaatacaacatttattttagccaAACAACAGACCGCAGAGCAAGGAGGAATTGTTTTGGGTTTACTGCgccctgctgctgttttgttttctttacattttctacTCAAAGTTGTTGTTATGGTACGTGAATATACTTCACAGGGTGGGAGGAGACTCTACATGTTTGGCACATATCAACACATTAGAACTTATTTTGttaatcattcattcatttattttcttaatatatatcttttaataACAAGGTTTGACATCCtggacattaaaataataaataaatgacaaaagttTTGACTAAATCACTTATCAGTCTTATCAGGAAAATGTTGAAGTTTAAAACGTATTCCCCGTGAGCGGTAGACAATTAGACTATTGTGATTGATTGCTAATGTAAAGGGGACCAtgagaaatgttgaaaacacaACACCATTTTGAACATTCCACATTAACATCTGAAATATTACACAACATAGTAAGTGCAGGCAGAGcgagaaggaaggagagactTGAGTTGAATTCTGATCCTCTGAAGCGTTAACATCAGCGGGACAATTTAAACAGTGAACATGTCACTGTTTCAGAGAAGCTGCTTGTTCACGGTGCCATCTGGATCGTCTTCGGTACTCTCTTAGTTGATATCCTGTCACATCAAAGAGGACCAATGCATCAGTTAGCCAAAACCAGAAGTTTCAGGAAACAACAAATGGAATATGTATCATCACTGACATCATCCTTCTGTTAAAGGGACCTCTGATCTGTATCTACAGTACTGACCTTTGAACTTGAGCCTCACCAATCTGTCCCATATGAGGTCTCTGTCCTTGAGGACGGTGCATAAGTAGGCACCGCTGTCTCCATGACAGGGGTTAATCAGGGTCAGACTGAGATCTCCAGTTTGCAGGGGGTTTTCTCTCATCTTTGTGCGGTCTCTGTAAGAGTTGTCCTGCTGCTCAGACATGTCTTGGCCATTCTGATACACATGAACTGTCGAGTGTTTATCGAAACGACTCCATTTCACTCTCGCCTCCGCAGGCAGGTTAGCTTTGATGAGCCAAGGCAGCTTGACAGTCTTCGCTGGCAAATCCACCTCAACGTCTGCTTCAGACACTAGGAGAACAAACCACAATGCGAGGTAAACAGTAGACAAACAGCAGTAGTAGTGACACTTATGGAGGAGGGGTGGCCACATCTGACTCCTAAACTTTATTGGCATTACTGACTTTTGATACGGAGCACCACTACTTTCTTTGCCACGAGTTCTCCATCCCTGTGGACGGTGCAGGTGTAGGTCCCTCTGTCGGTGTAGCCAGAATTATGGAGAGTTAAACTGAGGTCTTTGGACTGCAGCGGGTAGTCATTCATCTTTGTGTGACCCTGGTAATATTCATCTTGTGTGGCGAGCTGGTCTTGGTCGTTCTG encodes:
- the LOC134880997 gene encoding dehydrogenase/reductase SDR family member 13-like; amino-acid sequence: MFHLLLLAGVVLGGYIFLTQTLFKRSKCKGKAAMAGKTVIITGGNTGIGKATALHLARKGAKVILACRNRDKAQGAIAEIQQETGSTDVYYMQLDLASMKSVRSFTETFLKTESRLDLLINNAGLVGDGRTEDGFGIQFGVNHLGHFLLSHLLLGRLKEAGGGRVVTLSSMAHRWGNINLEALAVDKHLGTGKYSWQFFYAYCNSKLCNVLFTHELAKRLKGTNVTCYSVHPGVVRTELSRHVSLWQKVFIEPIARLLFLDPEAGAQTTLHCCLQEGIEPLSGRYFACCAVQEGCAKARDDAMARKLWEVSERLCGLS